Proteins from one Homalodisca vitripennis isolate AUS2020 chromosome 3, UT_GWSS_2.1, whole genome shotgun sequence genomic window:
- the LOC124358249 gene encoding glycine-rich cell wall structural protein-like, whose protein sequence is MVLKVFLAVILCSVALVSAGGKSHTHLSNHLGYKYGYDIHHDYHAPWHGYAHPHGYGGFGDDHGHVAYGGAEQYGGFGGAGAGGLGGAGFGGAGAGGLGGGAFGGAGAGGLGGAGFGGGFGG, encoded by the exons ATGGTTCTCAAG GTGTTTCTGGCAGTGATCCTCTGCTCAGTAGCTCTCGTCTCAGCAGGAGGCAAAAGTCACACCCatcttt CCAACCATCTCGGTTACAAATATGGCTACGACATCCACCATGATTACCATGCGCCTTGGCACGGTTACGCACATCCTCACGGGTACGGAGGTTTCGGCGATGACCATGGTCACGTAGCCTACGGCGGTGCTGAACAGTACGGAGGATTCGGTGGTGCTGGGGCTGGAGGTCTTGGTGGAGCTGGATTTGGTGGCGCTGGAGCTGGAGGTCTCGGAGGAGGTGCATTTGGTGGCGCTGGCGCTGGAGGTCTCGGAGGAGCTGGTTTTGGTGGAGGCTTTGGAGGTTGA